A genome region from Alicyclobacillus acidocaldarius subsp. acidocaldarius DSM 446 includes the following:
- a CDS encoding diguanylate cyclase domain-containing protein, producing the protein MIVREAVHALWVALGVISALEFLNMRSSWLRRNHVYEFFTDWLPYGLIWIWIGWVDGVGNVVMPLYATLSCALHTPNRWNRKISLLGMMIPAALYVIHERHFDPVESEILIGIAAGYVVFHNRVRASYWAYGCANIVATGFCVLHMTPFTFGTFEETLIVSTIFALYEHDALIRARYKEERGLDPLTGLYNRRGAEEWLNLHEGNAGIAVLVDLDDFKFINDFFGHDAGDEVLRKVGGLLLRFVSSPGIGVRWGGDEFLILAEHETAQSAEQFVEELFSQLSSLELSLNERRLRLRCSVGVAYGPLGDLLITEADRALLRVKQSGKAHVEWYHSTIENQGEQLDINQYAFQKAFHQLTEFCSAPCLATDLEFRIIDLNEAYERVSGYTRHALRGQKPSMLAFGDWNRRWYPEIHETLQRGRSWTGILHNQREDGTIWSGEMVISPVRIGEITAGYWCMVRRVFSGDKVRTELLNYEIQVDQDTAEYIENIFLQVLAEVAEWGDPELHAHVLRVRRYTNWLAAKLADRKLIDPRDVPILSSASIAHDIGKVAIAREILFKPNTLDDVEHLYIQRHTEIGEQILQSVLDKLDDMHVHAKRVVEYAKVIAGSHHEWWNGKGYPRGLRGNDIPLPGRLVAITDVLDALLSRRPYKEPWSLEEVRNYIESHRGLQFDPKLVTILLEEWAAFEDLVKEVTLYEVRES; encoded by the coding sequence TTGATCGTCCGAGAAGCTGTGCATGCTTTATGGGTTGCATTGGGTGTGATTAGTGCGTTGGAGTTTCTTAACATGCGGTCATCATGGCTGCGACGTAATCACGTTTATGAATTCTTTACAGATTGGCTTCCCTATGGACTGATTTGGATATGGATTGGTTGGGTCGATGGAGTCGGCAATGTGGTCATGCCACTGTATGCCACGTTATCGTGTGCCCTGCACACACCGAATCGCTGGAATCGAAAGATCAGTCTGCTTGGTATGATGATTCCAGCCGCGCTTTATGTCATACATGAAAGACATTTTGATCCGGTGGAAAGCGAGATATTGATAGGCATAGCGGCCGGTTATGTTGTGTTTCACAACAGGGTTCGAGCGTCGTATTGGGCGTACGGATGTGCAAACATTGTTGCAACTGGATTCTGCGTTTTGCATATGACCCCTTTTACATTCGGAACGTTCGAAGAAACATTGATTGTATCGACTATTTTTGCGTTGTACGAGCACGATGCCTTGATTCGTGCACGATACAAAGAGGAGCGAGGGCTTGATCCTCTTACTGGACTGTACAATCGTAGAGGCGCTGAAGAATGGTTAAACTTGCATGAGGGCAACGCGGGTATCGCAGTTTTGGTGGATCTGGATGATTTTAAGTTCATCAATGATTTCTTTGGGCATGACGCTGGAGATGAAGTTTTGCGCAAGGTCGGCGGATTGCTTTTGCGTTTCGTTTCATCTCCTGGAATAGGCGTTCGGTGGGGGGGAGACGAGTTTTTAATTCTCGCTGAGCACGAAACAGCACAAAGTGCTGAGCAATTTGTGGAGGAATTATTTAGTCAATTGTCTTCCCTGGAACTTTCCTTAAACGAACGTCGACTTCGTCTACGATGTAGTGTAGGTGTAGCATATGGACCTCTTGGTGATTTACTTATCACAGAAGCAGACAGGGCACTACTACGCGTGAAGCAGTCAGGTAAAGCGCATGTAGAGTGGTATCATTCTACGATCGAAAACCAAGGGGAACAACTGGACATCAATCAGTACGCGTTTCAAAAGGCGTTTCATCAGTTAACAGAGTTCTGTTCCGCGCCCTGTCTTGCGACTGATCTGGAATTCCGCATTATCGACTTGAACGAAGCTTATGAGCGAGTTTCAGGATATACACGTCATGCGTTGCGCGGACAAAAACCGAGTATGCTTGCATTTGGAGATTGGAATCGTCGGTGGTATCCCGAGATTCACGAGACATTACAGCGAGGACGTAGTTGGACGGGGATTCTTCATAATCAGCGTGAAGATGGAACGATATGGTCGGGGGAAATGGTCATTTCGCCGGTTCGCATTGGTGAAATTACAGCAGGCTATTGGTGTATGGTGCGAAGAGTGTTCTCTGGGGACAAGGTACGTACAGAGTTACTAAACTATGAGATCCAAGTAGATCAAGATACGGCTGAATATATAGAAAATATATTTTTGCAGGTGCTAGCTGAGGTTGCTGAATGGGGCGATCCTGAATTGCATGCACACGTATTACGTGTGCGCCGATACACAAATTGGCTGGCCGCTAAGCTTGCGGACCGCAAGTTGATTGACCCAAGAGATGTCCCGATCCTGTCGTCTGCGAGTATTGCACATGATATTGGTAAAGTGGCTATCGCGCGCGAGATTTTGTTTAAGCCAAATACTCTGGATGATGTGGAGCATTTATACATCCAACGACATACCGAGATTGGTGAACAAATTTTGCAATCCGTTTTGGACAAACTCGATGATATGCACGTACACGCCAAACGCGTAGTGGAATACGCTAAGGTCATCGCTGGTAGCCATCACGAATGGTGGAACGGTAAAGGGTATCCACGTGGTCTACGAGGAAATGACATACCTTTGCCTGGACGACTCGTTGCGATTACTGATGTTCTCGATGCACTCCTGAGCCGTCGTCCGTATAAGGAACCATGGTCTCTTGAAGAGGTGCGAAACTACATTGAATCACATCGCGGTCTTCAATTTGATCCGAAATTGGTCACGATCCTTCTCGAAGAATGGGCGGCGTTTGAAGACCTCGTGAAGGAAGTCACACTGTATGAGGTGAGAGAATCATGA
- a CDS encoding methyl-accepting chemotaxis protein, whose translation MKTSFQAKVQKPFWRQVRGEVTIYWLGASAGAITADLVMFGLARHTHNVLLEWSLISVVILIVILAILVQLRLRVLFRPISVLHSEMLSMQEGDLGERILTKRRYSDLDEVVWALSTAKANMRDMLETVKQAAQDLTNASQSMTLRAKQTSESSKTNSQLMDELKAAVQEQAEIALAVEGVVDEAGRKVVEIETTGQSLNELAEHIETQTSQGRALMHVATDQMELISKNVDDLVTRSSNLEIEAQRVSETIQLIGRIADETSLLALNASIEAARAGDEGRGFAVVAEEVRKLSSMVKDASNQIREVVEHVLNGVQENRQAADHVAEAVGSGASAVRQASQAFHAIAEDVERQVNFVHGIDALTHEIHRQMDVVTMRIKDMVSGVQDQTERVQRVASASQTQVSMMQEVEENSTLVQELASELGKRTQKFRW comes from the coding sequence ATGAAAACAAGCTTTCAAGCAAAGGTTCAGAAACCATTTTGGCGACAAGTTCGCGGAGAAGTGACTATTTATTGGCTGGGAGCTTCAGCTGGCGCGATTACAGCAGACCTTGTAATGTTTGGACTAGCGCGCCATACACATAATGTCTTGCTGGAATGGAGTTTGATCTCAGTTGTCATCCTGATCGTGATTTTGGCTATTCTAGTCCAATTAAGGCTTCGAGTACTATTCCGTCCTATTTCCGTATTGCATTCAGAGATGCTTTCCATGCAAGAAGGGGATTTGGGAGAGCGCATTTTAACGAAGCGTCGTTACTCTGACTTGGATGAAGTGGTGTGGGCGTTATCTACAGCAAAAGCAAATATGAGAGACATGCTCGAAACGGTAAAACAAGCTGCTCAGGATTTAACAAATGCATCTCAGTCCATGACTCTGCGAGCAAAACAAACGAGTGAAAGTTCCAAAACGAATTCTCAACTCATGGATGAGTTAAAAGCAGCTGTTCAAGAACAAGCTGAAATTGCGTTGGCTGTAGAAGGAGTCGTTGACGAAGCAGGGCGTAAAGTCGTGGAAATTGAAACAACCGGACAAAGCTTAAATGAATTAGCAGAGCACATTGAGACTCAGACCAGTCAGGGGCGAGCGCTTATGCACGTAGCGACAGATCAAATGGAGCTCATCTCGAAAAATGTCGATGACCTCGTGACTAGATCATCGAATTTGGAAATAGAGGCCCAACGAGTTTCTGAAACGATCCAACTTATTGGTCGAATTGCGGATGAAACCTCTCTGTTAGCTTTGAATGCATCCATTGAGGCAGCACGGGCGGGAGACGAGGGTCGAGGGTTCGCAGTCGTCGCTGAAGAGGTGCGGAAACTCTCTTCTATGGTGAAAGATGCATCGAACCAAATTCGCGAAGTCGTAGAACATGTCCTGAATGGTGTGCAGGAAAACCGACAAGCTGCAGACCACGTTGCTGAGGCCGTCGGGTCAGGGGCTTCTGCGGTGCGCCAAGCATCACAAGCTTTCCACGCAATTGCGGAAGATGTAGAGCGGCAAGTGAATTTCGTCCATGGAATTGATGCATTAACTCATGAAATTCACCGTCAGATGGATGTTGTCACGATGCGTATCAAGGACATGGTGTCTGGCGTCCAAGATCAAACAGAGCGGGTTCAGCGTGTTGCATCCGCAAGTCAGACTCAGGTCTCCATGATGCAAGAGGTCGAGGAAAACTCAACGTTAGTTCAAGAACTGGCTTCGGAACTTGGAAAACGAACTCAAAAATTTCGGTGGTGA
- a CDS encoding chemotaxis protein CheX: MLIGLTHDLHGRLIIEGRVPVFQILSEAMYGMKLTGAMLESFVGELGNMIAGNMSTRLAEQGAHVEISPPTLLHLYPNIIYTYNNYGSPTQAGQLCMKCE, encoded by the coding sequence GTGTTGATAGGGCTCACTCATGACCTTCATGGCAGGTTAATCATAGAAGGGCGCGTACCAGTCTTTCAAATATTGAGCGAGGCAATGTATGGGATGAAGCTGACTGGGGCTATGCTTGAGTCCTTTGTTGGAGAGCTTGGGAATATGATAGCGGGCAACATGTCAACACGGCTTGCTGAACAAGGTGCACATGTCGAAATCAGCCCGCCTACGTTGTTGCATCTATATCCAAATATTATATATACGTACAATAATTACGGTTCACCAACGCAAGCAGGTCAATTGTGCATGAAGTGTGAATAG
- a CDS encoding universal stress protein codes for MKTIVWAVDGSECSWRAGEWAVEILEKWSEAELVAVYVHVPTVPAADAWTGIGMPTVMDVEAQESAIEQELREQVLEKLQPFAGRVTFRGEYGAPADVIVDVAEAMGADLIVMGTHGRKGLDRVLMGSVSTAVLHRARQAVLVVR; via the coding sequence ATGAAGACGATCGTATGGGCAGTGGACGGCTCGGAATGTTCATGGCGAGCTGGCGAGTGGGCGGTGGAGATATTGGAAAAGTGGTCGGAAGCGGAGCTTGTCGCGGTGTATGTGCATGTGCCGACGGTGCCGGCGGCTGATGCGTGGACGGGGATCGGGATGCCGACAGTCATGGACGTTGAGGCGCAGGAGTCGGCGATTGAACAGGAACTTCGAGAGCAAGTGCTGGAAAAGTTACAACCGTTTGCAGGGCGAGTGACGTTTCGTGGGGAGTACGGTGCGCCGGCGGACGTGATCGTAGATGTGGCCGAAGCAATGGGGGCGGACCTGATTGTGATGGGCACACATGGGCGGAAGGGACTCGATCGCGTGCTCATGGGAAGTGTTAGCACGGCGGTGCTGCACCGTGCGAGGCAGGCGGTGTTGGTGGTAAGGTAA
- a CDS encoding RNase A-like domain-containing protein yields the protein MSLAAAHITISDEAYRLYRENLAASVQSSPIVKSAQIAHPISSREYSSVNQSALHNSYASIKSEATKEDREMLRHVDTSGNEERTTSSHPTPVSVAENVGIGVFDGVKQTLGSLFHTVEHPVQTIKALGDAVSHPIETYKAMKQMAIGDIQQFKEADANQKARDIGEMVSDVGLAIVGTKGLSTVVNVISKGTEVGEIIGGVDSDLVANEVRGGHTISEHVGKTDEELLARSRSTGRPSSSYTDLKTAQRAVNENMRVHRSQIEEFMANAQKDQRLIITHDHEKVIGRGVQKNSSSVESMTRSKVVIVKHSQDGDAFILTSYPIK from the coding sequence GTGTCGTTGGCGGCGGCGCATATTACGATTTCGGATGAGGCGTATCGGTTGTACCGTGAAAACCTCGCTGCTTCCGTGCAATCTTCACCGATCGTGAAGTCTGCACAGATAGCACACCCCATTTCTTCCCGTGAATATTCAAGCGTAAATCAATCTGCTTTACACAACAGCTATGCTTCTATCAAGTCTGAAGCGACAAAAGAAGATAGAGAAATGCTTCGTCATGTCGACACCAGCGGAAATGAGGAGCGGACTACGAGTTCACATCCAACTCCCGTATCCGTCGCGGAGAATGTAGGTATCGGTGTTTTCGATGGCGTGAAGCAAACGCTCGGAAGTCTATTCCACACGGTTGAACATCCTGTACAAACGATTAAGGCCCTCGGTGATGCCGTATCACACCCCATCGAGACGTACAAGGCTATGAAGCAGATGGCGATCGGAGACATACAACAGTTCAAAGAAGCGGATGCGAATCAAAAGGCACGTGACATTGGAGAGATGGTTTCTGATGTTGGATTGGCTATTGTCGGGACCAAGGGGTTATCTACCGTAGTCAATGTCATTTCAAAGGGAACTGAAGTTGGAGAAATCATTGGAGGAGTAGATTCTGACTTAGTCGCTAACGAAGTCCGAGGAGGACATACTATCTCCGAACATGTTGGAAAGACAGACGAAGAGCTTCTTGCGCGCTCTCGTTCTACTGGAAGACCATCATCCTCGTATACAGACTTGAAAACGGCGCAACGAGCTGTGAATGAAAACATGAGAGTTCATAGGTCACAGATTGAAGAATTTATGGCAAATGCCCAGAAGGATCAAAGGCTAATTATTACACATGATCATGAAAAAGTAATAGGACGTGGAGTGCAGAAGAATTCTTCATCTGTCGAGAGTATGACGAGATCGAAAGTCGTAATTGTAAAACATAGCCAAGATGGGGATGCATTTATTCTTACGTCCTATCCAATTAAGTGA
- a CDS encoding contact-dependent growth inhibition system immunity protein yields the protein MKAEFEERLKNFLGGYWHQDVASTESGLQEVFMEHSPEEIRELIEIIQGFLDEPGDLDYKRSFIDYWADGVVFEDPIEWLRDILKKMSEYINLE from the coding sequence TTGAAGGCTGAATTCGAAGAGAGGTTAAAAAATTTCCTGGGTGGTTATTGGCATCAGGATGTCGCATCGACGGAGAGCGGATTGCAAGAAGTGTTTATGGAACACTCACCTGAAGAGATACGCGAGCTTATTGAAATAATTCAGGGCTTCTTGGATGAACCTGGTGATCTTGATTATAAAAGATCGTTTATCGATTATTGGGCGGATGGTGTGGTCTTCGAAGATCCAATAGAATGGTTGAGAGATATATTGAAGAAGATGTCCGAGTATATTAATTTGGAATGA
- a CDS encoding DUF6011 domain-containing protein: MAGCLRCGRLLRSPSSIQRGAGPACARLLLR, from the coding sequence TTGGCCGGGTGCCTGCGTTGTGGCCGCCTGCTTCGCTCACCGTCCAGTATTCAGCGTGGTGCTGGGCCTGCTTGCGCGAGGTTGCTGTTGCGATAA
- a CDS encoding NYN domain-containing protein has product MAENMELARNGERIVKGDSEIVIPVELQRSFTQMLSNSMEMAIQSVKQQDKMDNVAIFVDYDNVYWTLYNNYRHHPDHGDDDKNLFVKLWDFYGRDNVRIFKAYADFEQIKSDLTRLQKRRVQIRHVYANGKTEQGRKNASDIELSIDAIELTHTDPEITCYVIVTADSDMIPLMSRLMYKGKRVELFYIESALAKHTDLRNYAHISRDLITFLNVDTTPIDIRDKIAEAIVHIHNWHERYKESDITLGNKFLKNLFCDKMGLPSEAASRLIDLLKHEDIIREDTKVVSGAPRQTWVLNKMNSTVQDVLAQTQMYVAPTSE; this is encoded by the coding sequence ATGGCTGAAAACATGGAACTGGCTCGAAATGGGGAACGTATTGTAAAGGGAGATTCAGAAATAGTCATTCCAGTGGAACTGCAAAGAAGCTTTACGCAGATGCTGAGCAATTCTATGGAAATGGCAATTCAGTCTGTGAAGCAACAGGACAAGATGGACAATGTAGCGATATTTGTCGACTATGATAATGTGTATTGGACACTTTATAACAATTATCGTCATCATCCTGATCATGGAGACGACGATAAGAATTTATTTGTAAAGTTATGGGATTTTTATGGGCGAGATAACGTGAGGATATTTAAGGCATATGCGGACTTCGAGCAAATAAAGTCTGATTTAACGCGATTACAGAAGCGACGTGTACAAATTCGCCACGTTTATGCCAATGGCAAGACTGAACAAGGGCGAAAGAATGCATCAGATATCGAGTTGTCAATCGATGCAATTGAATTAACACATACAGATCCAGAAATAACGTGTTACGTGATAGTGACTGCGGACAGCGATATGATTCCGTTAATGAGTCGGCTAATGTACAAAGGTAAGCGCGTAGAACTATTTTACATTGAATCCGCATTGGCCAAACACACAGATCTACGCAATTATGCGCATATTAGTCGGGATTTGATTACATTCTTAAACGTAGATACTACACCGATAGATATCCGGGACAAGATCGCTGAAGCTATAGTTCATATACATAATTGGCATGAAAGATACAAAGAATCAGATATAACCTTGGGAAATAAATTTTTAAAGAATTTGTTTTGCGACAAGATGGGGCTCCCATCAGAAGCTGCGAGTCGATTGATAGATCTATTAAAACACGAGGATATCATTCGGGAAGATACGAAGGTAGTTAGTGGTGCGCCACGACAAACATGGGTTCTAAACAAGATGAACAGCACTGTGCAAGATGTATTGGCCCAAACACAAATGTACGTCGCCCCCACGAGCGAGTAA
- a CDS encoding ArdC-like ssDNA-binding domain-containing protein gives MTNCLCCARTLRAEPSIRRGAGPVCAKWLLRQVGWTGRVPKGWSVMSDERVQRFLKRPLVSTDIPDDQAPIISTHGALEAITPKARPLESYSAEELRKAVAHVPSYLAAEYANEDYHGPNRELYQRARALGLNEASAAQWAQTGAPPTSVEAEDEVPIGGPSTSDNPDEASNETTEQRAFVTHSRNPKVQEAFERLNALLDTFQDSEQFKRYLEFAARVPRYSFHNVMLIYAQRPNASCVMGYKKWQEFWRHVMRGERGISILAPLIKKVPVEDEHGEPVMRQKLVGFKTVTVFDISQTDGAPIPVLDERIEGDRHVELRDRLMRVIRNKGIPVSYETR, from the coding sequence ATGACCAACTGTCTTTGTTGCGCGCGGACACTTCGCGCGGAACCGAGCATTCGCCGTGGGGCGGGGCCGGTGTGCGCGAAGTGGTTGTTGCGTCAAGTCGGTTGGACTGGGCGCGTGCCCAAGGGCTGGAGCGTCATGTCGGACGAGCGCGTCCAGCGCTTTCTGAAGCGACCGTTGGTGTCAACGGACATACCGGATGACCAGGCGCCCATCATCAGCACACACGGGGCGCTTGAGGCGATCACGCCCAAGGCTAGGCCATTGGAGTCGTATTCGGCAGAGGAACTACGTAAGGCCGTGGCTCACGTGCCAAGTTACCTTGCGGCGGAGTACGCCAACGAGGACTACCATGGTCCGAATCGAGAACTCTATCAGCGCGCGCGGGCGCTGGGACTCAACGAGGCCAGCGCTGCACAGTGGGCGCAGACGGGCGCGCCGCCTACATCGGTGGAGGCGGAAGATGAGGTTCCGATCGGTGGTCCGTCAACGTCTGACAATCCAGATGAAGCTTCGAACGAGACGACGGAACAGCGCGCGTTTGTAACCCACAGTCGAAACCCGAAAGTGCAGGAAGCGTTTGAAAGGCTCAATGCCTTGTTGGACACGTTCCAGGACAGCGAGCAGTTCAAGCGCTACCTGGAGTTCGCGGCGCGCGTGCCACGGTACAGCTTCCACAACGTGATGTTGATCTACGCCCAGCGTCCCAACGCCTCGTGCGTCATGGGCTACAAGAAGTGGCAGGAGTTCTGGCGTCACGTCATGCGTGGCGAGCGGGGCATCAGCATCCTTGCACCGCTTATCAAGAAGGTGCCGGTGGAAGACGAACACGGCGAACCCGTCATGAGGCAGAAGCTTGTTGGCTTCAAGACGGTGACGGTGTTCGACATCTCGCAGACGGACGGTGCTCCGATTCCGGTGCTCGATGAACGGATCGAAGGCGACCGACATGTAGAGCTTCGGGATCGGTTGATGAGAGTGATTCGCAATAAGGGGATCCCGGTCTCTTACGAGACTCGTTAG
- a CDS encoding ImmA/IrrE family metallo-endopeptidase: MYHLEERKISLSEGLSPDQEAKTLIHEYAHALMHADFDDRFTVVEGGGPSPERQQMEVEAEAVAFIVCEAFGFDTSEYSVGYVGAYNHDDKRRMRQSVERITRTAGKIIEEIERESLAEAERNARQAASVRLQGRAMEAGRPVYRDFSLDEIAAKAATSELSIEAKRFKLNGRDVEAGTGVSSFSVGGDNGTLELRGGKLVLHTQVRGELAEVEIEPGDVEMVSILS; the protein is encoded by the coding sequence GTGTATCATCTGGAAGAACGAAAGATCAGCTTGTCCGAAGGACTTTCGCCGGATCAGGAGGCGAAGACGCTTATCCACGAGTATGCGCACGCGCTGATGCACGCCGACTTCGATGATCGGTTCACGGTTGTTGAGGGAGGCGGACCATCGCCCGAGCGTCAGCAGATGGAGGTCGAGGCGGAGGCGGTGGCGTTCATCGTCTGCGAGGCGTTCGGGTTCGACACGAGTGAGTACAGCGTCGGGTACGTGGGTGCGTACAATCACGATGACAAACGGCGGATGCGACAGAGCGTCGAGCGGATCACGCGGACGGCCGGGAAGATCATCGAGGAAATCGAGCGCGAATCTTTGGCTGAAGCTGAACGGAACGCGAGGCAGGCGGCGTCCGTACGGCTGCAAGGGCGCGCGATGGAGGCGGGTCGGCCGGTGTATCGCGACTTTTCGCTGGACGAAATCGCGGCGAAGGCAGCCACGAGCGAACTGTCGATCGAGGCAAAGCGCTTCAAGTTGAACGGCCGCGATGTCGAAGCGGGCACGGGCGTTTCGTCGTTTTCCGTCGGCGGGGACAACGGAACGCTTGAGCTGCGAGGCGGCAAACTGGTCCTGCACACGCAGGTGAGGGGCGAACTTGCGGAGGTCGAGATCGAGCCGGGAGACGTCGAGATGGTGTCGATTCTTTCATAG
- a CDS encoding ArsR/SmtB family transcription factor, with the protein MVIDVTNEEVLTCLHALADKSRFQILQMMAKGSIATCCDRIEAYENGCCVADVVAVTGLSQPTVSHHLKVLEKAGLVRRESRGPWTCYFPNSQALEEVVKALTSELMMPANVHNHEKGECCPCPDGSPMSPSTCET; encoded by the coding sequence ATGGTGATCGATGTGACGAACGAGGAAGTCTTAACTTGTCTTCATGCATTAGCGGACAAAAGTCGATTTCAAATTCTTCAAATGATGGCGAAGGGCTCAATCGCGACGTGTTGTGATCGGATTGAGGCGTATGAAAACGGATGTTGTGTTGCGGATGTGGTAGCCGTCACCGGACTTTCGCAGCCAACCGTCTCACATCACCTCAAAGTTCTTGAGAAGGCGGGATTGGTTCGCCGAGAATCCCGAGGTCCTTGGACGTGTTATTTTCCAAATTCACAAGCGTTGGAGGAGGTGGTGAAAGCACTCACGTCCGAGCTGATGATGCCGGCCAACGTCCACAATCATGAGAAGGGAGAATGTTGTCCATGTCCAGATGGAAGCCCCATGTCGCCATCAACGTGCGAAACTTAG
- a CDS encoding ArsI/CadI family heavy metal resistance metalloenzyme — translation MSRWKPHVAINVRNLEQSVKFYQNLFGVEPVRVRRGYAKFDVELPPLNFALNEHPYSEVGALNHLGLQVSSTEEVLAAKRRLQEAGLATFDDMNTTCCYALQDKIWVTDPNGIRWEVFVVLDQEDDRVPDKQKILVEQPAVACCTACEKHSPLANE, via the coding sequence ATGTCCAGATGGAAGCCCCATGTCGCCATCAACGTGCGAAACTTAGAGCAATCAGTGAAGTTCTATCAAAATTTGTTTGGCGTCGAACCTGTTCGTGTTCGAAGGGGATACGCGAAATTTGATGTTGAGTTGCCTCCCCTAAATTTTGCCCTAAACGAGCACCCATATAGTGAAGTGGGAGCTCTGAATCACCTTGGGTTGCAAGTGTCGTCCACGGAAGAAGTCCTAGCTGCCAAGAGGCGCTTACAAGAGGCTGGACTCGCGACGTTTGATGATATGAATACAACGTGCTGTTATGCACTGCAGGACAAGATTTGGGTGACAGATCCAAATGGGATTCGGTGGGAAGTCTTTGTGGTCCTTGACCAAGAAGATGACCGTGTGCCGGATAAACAGAAGATCCTGGTTGAACAACCCGCAGTGGCTTGTTGTACCGCCTGTGAGAAACATTCGCCGTTGGCGAATGAATAG
- a CDS encoding arsenic transporter has product MTYVAILLFLLTLVFVIWQPRGLSIGWSATGGAALALLFHVVTWQDVWSVTKIVWDATLAFVAIIIISTVLDQIGFFEWAALKMAKAARGDGKKVFFYVILLGALVAAVFANDGAALILTPIVLEKMKLLQLDARRMFPFVIASGFIADTTSLPFVVSNLVNIVSADYFHIGFLTYLAHMLVPDVVSLGASAGLLYLFFRKDIPERYDPEFLPHPSRAIAHQRLFRMSWILLMVLMAGYMVTEIFHIPVSFIAGIVAIALLVYGGKVKVIRPWSVIRGAPWAIVFFSIGMYVVVYGLRNVGLTHLLGNLIELAVDHGLFAGTLVMGFLAAILSSVMNNMPTVMIDALAIHVTHTTDTVRSALAYANVIGCDLGPKLTPIGSLATLLWLHVLRQKGVTVTWVEYIRTGVILTMPTLLLTLMGLYGWLAIVK; this is encoded by the coding sequence ATGACATATGTAGCGATTTTGTTGTTTTTGCTCACGCTCGTCTTCGTCATATGGCAACCGCGAGGCTTGTCCATAGGCTGGAGTGCCACGGGAGGCGCGGCGCTAGCGCTCTTGTTCCATGTTGTCACTTGGCAAGATGTGTGGTCCGTGACGAAAATCGTGTGGGATGCTACCTTGGCCTTTGTGGCCATCATTATCATATCAACCGTGCTGGACCAAATCGGGTTTTTCGAGTGGGCGGCGTTGAAAATGGCGAAGGCCGCTCGTGGCGATGGCAAGAAGGTCTTCTTCTACGTGATTTTGCTCGGTGCCCTTGTGGCTGCTGTGTTCGCCAACGACGGCGCAGCGTTGATCCTCACACCCATTGTTCTAGAAAAGATGAAGCTGCTCCAATTGGACGCTCGCCGGATGTTTCCGTTTGTCATCGCGAGCGGCTTCATTGCGGATACCACTTCGCTCCCGTTTGTGGTGAGCAATCTTGTGAATATCGTGTCGGCGGATTACTTCCACATCGGCTTTCTGACCTATCTGGCGCACATGCTTGTACCCGATGTCGTCTCGCTTGGAGCGAGCGCCGGCTTGCTGTACCTGTTCTTTCGAAAGGATATTCCGGAGCGGTATGATCCCGAGTTTCTTCCGCATCCGTCCCGCGCGATCGCGCATCAAAGGCTCTTTCGCATGTCTTGGATCCTGTTAATGGTGTTGATGGCGGGATACATGGTCACGGAGATCTTCCACATTCCCGTCTCCTTCATCGCCGGGATTGTCGCCATCGCACTGCTTGTGTACGGCGGCAAGGTCAAGGTGATTCGCCCGTGGTCCGTCATTCGGGGCGCACCGTGGGCCATTGTGTTTTTCTCCATCGGGATGTACGTCGTGGTGTATGGACTGCGCAATGTTGGCCTGACGCATCTCCTTGGAAATCTGATAGAACTCGCCGTGGATCACGGTCTGTTCGCCGGGACGCTCGTCATGGGCTTTCTCGCGGCGATATTGTCAAGCGTCATGAACAACATGCCTACGGTGATGATTGACGCGCTTGCTATTCATGTCACCCATACGACGGACACCGTGAGGAGCGCGTTGGCGTACGCCAACGTCATTGGTTGTGATCTTGGCCCGAAGCTCACCCCGATTGGGTCGTTGGCCACGCTGCTTTGGCTGCATGTGCTTCGCCAGAAGGGTGTCACCGTCACATGGGTCGAGTACATTCGCACCGGTGTCATCCTTACGATGCCCACGTTGTTGCTCACTTTGATGGGGTTGTACGGCTGGCTCGCGATCGTGAAATAG